The following coding sequences lie in one Cyanobacterium sp. Dongsha4 genomic window:
- a CDS encoding cyanophycinase yields the protein MKQYQRSSILVIGGAEDKVHGKEILQSFWHCAGGTSAIIGIIPSASREPTIIGERYFNIFRDMGAKDIRVLDVRDRIHGEDKAYQEYVEECTGIFMTGGDQLRLCGLLADTPLMERIRQRVKLGEVSLAGTSAGAAVMGHHMIAGGSSGESPNRALVDMAMGLGIIPEVIVDQHFHNRNRMARLLSAISSHPERLGIGIDEDTCAVFHHHNEFIEVLGRGTVTIVDAQAMSYTNQGDVTAEAPLALHNLRLHILGHGDRYNIKNHQPIAGVAE from the coding sequence ATGAAGCAATATCAAAGAAGCTCAATCCTAGTTATAGGAGGTGCAGAAGATAAGGTACACGGAAAAGAAATTTTACAGAGTTTTTGGCATTGTGCAGGGGGAACATCTGCTATCATCGGTATTATTCCTTCCGCTTCAAGAGAACCTACTATCATCGGGGAACGCTACTTCAATATTTTCCGAGATATGGGTGCTAAAGATATAAGAGTGCTTGATGTGCGCGATCGCATTCATGGAGAAGATAAGGCTTATCAAGAATATGTAGAAGAGTGTACAGGTATATTTATGACTGGGGGAGATCAACTGCGACTGTGTGGATTATTGGCAGATACTCCTCTCATGGAAAGAATCCGTCAAAGAGTTAAACTAGGAGAAGTCTCCCTTGCAGGAACAAGCGCAGGAGCGGCGGTGATGGGTCATCATATGATAGCAGGGGGAAGTAGTGGAGAATCTCCGAATCGGGCTTTAGTGGACATGGCAATGGGGTTAGGTATTATTCCAGAAGTAATAGTAGATCAGCATTTTCATAATCGTAATCGTATGGCAAGATTATTAAGTGCTATTTCCAGTCATCCTGAAAGATTAGGTATCGGTATCGATGAAGACACTTGTGCTGTTTTCCATCACCATAACGAGTTTATAGAAGTATTGGGTAGAGGAACTGTTACAATTGTGGACGCTCAAGCCATGAGTTATACCAATCAAGGAGATGTAACGGCGGAAGCTCCTTTGGCTCTGCATAATTTAAGATTACATATTCTCGGTCATGGCGATCGCTACAATATCAAAAATCATCAACCCATTGCGGGAGTGGCAGAATAA